A single genomic interval of Microbacterium sp. LWO14-1.2 harbors:
- the nusG gene encoding transcription termination/antitermination protein NusG gives MSERYSDDADWATAAEQSSEEDEAQEGNVLAAEEFSVTSAEHVALHVEDVDGDDETGTEEDTDIDIDDPEADAIVNDALNLDEAAESEAAAEVLNDAVAEETAEQEAEAADEVTPYDGPDVNGEDDRPAVDADDADDPVVAAVEAEEAAESDDVDSEEDPYEAFRMDLRMLPGKWYVIHSYAGFERKVKANIEQRKSTLEVEDEIYQIEVPMEDVVEIKNGQRKMVTRVRIPGYVLVRMELTEDTWSVVRHTPGVTGFVGNAHNPTPLRFEEAFNMLKSLVEVKDVPTAKNIAAKGGVAVARPLPAEVDFEVGETITIKEGSFAGLPGSISEIKPESGKLTVLVSLFERETPVELSFDQVTKMI, from the coding sequence GTGTCTGAACGATATTCCGACGACGCCGACTGGGCGACCGCTGCCGAGCAGTCCAGCGAGGAGGACGAGGCCCAGGAGGGCAACGTCCTCGCCGCAGAGGAGTTCTCCGTCACGTCCGCCGAGCACGTGGCTCTCCACGTCGAGGACGTGGACGGCGACGACGAGACCGGCACGGAAGAAGACACCGACATCGACATCGACGACCCGGAGGCGGATGCGATCGTGAACGACGCTCTCAACCTGGACGAAGCGGCTGAGTCCGAGGCTGCCGCTGAGGTCCTCAACGACGCTGTGGCCGAAGAGACCGCAGAGCAGGAAGCGGAGGCGGCCGACGAGGTCACCCCGTACGACGGACCCGACGTGAACGGCGAGGACGACCGCCCGGCCGTCGACGCCGACGACGCGGACGACCCCGTGGTCGCGGCCGTGGAGGCCGAGGAAGCCGCGGAGTCCGACGACGTCGACTCCGAGGAGGACCCGTACGAGGCGTTCCGCATGGACCTGCGCATGCTCCCCGGCAAGTGGTACGTCATCCACTCGTACGCCGGCTTCGAGCGCAAGGTCAAGGCGAACATCGAGCAGCGCAAGTCGACGCTCGAGGTCGAGGACGAGATCTACCAGATCGAGGTCCCGATGGAGGACGTCGTCGAGATCAAGAACGGCCAGCGCAAGATGGTCACGCGCGTGCGCATCCCCGGCTACGTGCTGGTGCGCATGGAGCTCACGGAGGACACCTGGTCGGTCGTCCGTCACACGCCCGGTGTCACCGGCTTCGTGGGCAACGCCCACAACCCGACGCCGCTGCGCTTCGAAGAGGCCTTCAACATGCTGAAGTCGCTCGTCGAGGTCAAGGACGTCCCGACCGCCAAGAACATCGCGGCCAAGGGCGGCGTCGCTGTCGCACGTCCGCTGCCGGCCGAGGTCGACTTCGAGGTCGGCGAGACCATCACGATCAAGGAGGGCTCGTTCGCGGGTCTGCCCGGGTCGATCAGCGAGATCAAGCCCGAGAGCGGCAAGCTCACGGTGCTCGTGTCGCTCTTCGAGCGCGAGACGCCGGTCGAGCTGTCGTTCGACCAGGTCACCAAGATGATCTGA
- a CDS encoding histidine kinase — MTSRPIVRDVLRMLGGTAAGIAMLPATLVAVVTTPRRPAPTVLDALAARLAWVDGIPRRVPPPARRTRGLLALSALLQLVVLCILVLMVAGVVVGVQMLVAAATGGPVALFSARPGRVTWATVGLFVVPGLVLLFLALSGLGGIAWLERRVWDAFQRPGAGELSQEVVRLHATLDEVVDAVDAERRRIERDIHDGVQQRVVALSILLARVERSDPAEGAALLRTARDETQHVLDDLRDVAWRTYPEMLQRDGLAVALRALRDRVAMPVHLDVEAGPIADRAAETAAYFVASEAVTNAIKHADAASITIRVRSGDGLLSVSVEDDGVGGADAAGTGLSGIASRVAARDGQLRVHSPVGGPTVVEAVIPCG, encoded by the coding sequence ATGACGTCCCGGCCGATCGTGCGCGATGTGCTGCGGATGCTGGGCGGCACCGCCGCCGGGATCGCGATGCTCCCCGCGACGCTCGTCGCGGTCGTGACGACACCGCGTCGCCCGGCGCCGACGGTGCTCGACGCTCTCGCCGCCCGCCTCGCGTGGGTGGACGGCATCCCCCGTCGCGTCCCGCCGCCTGCGCGCCGCACCCGCGGGCTGCTCGCTCTGTCGGCGCTGCTGCAGCTCGTCGTGCTGTGCATCCTCGTGCTGATGGTCGCGGGAGTCGTGGTCGGCGTCCAGATGCTCGTCGCCGCGGCCACCGGCGGTCCCGTGGCCCTGTTCAGCGCCCGCCCTGGACGCGTGACCTGGGCGACGGTCGGCCTCTTCGTCGTGCCGGGGCTCGTGCTGCTGTTCCTCGCGCTCTCGGGCCTGGGCGGCATCGCGTGGCTCGAACGGCGGGTCTGGGACGCGTTCCAGCGGCCGGGCGCCGGTGAGCTGTCGCAGGAGGTGGTGCGGCTGCACGCCACGCTCGACGAGGTCGTCGATGCGGTCGACGCGGAACGCCGACGGATCGAACGCGACATCCACGACGGCGTGCAGCAGCGAGTCGTGGCGCTGTCGATCCTGCTCGCGCGAGTGGAGCGCTCCGATCCCGCCGAGGGTGCGGCCCTGCTGCGCACCGCGCGTGACGAGACCCAGCACGTCCTCGACGATCTGCGCGACGTGGCCTGGCGGACGTATCCCGAGATGCTGCAGCGGGACGGACTCGCGGTGGCCCTGCGCGCCCTGCGCGACCGCGTGGCCATGCCCGTGCACCTCGATGTCGAGGCGGGGCCGATCGCCGACCGGGCGGCCGAGACCGCAGCCTACTTCGTCGCGAGCGAGGCAGTGACGAACGCGATCAAGCACGCGGATGCCGCATCGATCACGATCCGTGTGCGCAGCGGCGACGGGCTGCTGTCGGTCAGCGTCGAGGACGACGGCGTCGGCGGGGCGGATGCCGCGGGCACCGGGCTCTCGGGGATCGCGTCACGGGTGGCAGCCCGCGACGGGCAGCTGCGTGTGCACAGCCCGGTCGGCGGCCCGACCGTGGTCGAGGCGGTGATCCCGTGCGGATAG
- a CDS encoding DedA family protein, with protein sequence MDASEGLGLFADWAIALMETLGSVGAGVAVAIENLFPPIPSEVILPLAGFTASQGSIVLWEVLVWTTVGSVVGALALYGIGAWLGPARLRRIVDRMPLMKVSDVDRAEAWFAKHGSKAVFFGRMIPIFRSLISIPAGIQRMPLLRFTLLTAAGSAIWNTVFVMAGFLLGEQWHLIEQYADGLQLVVVAAVIAAVSLFVVLRVRQRVQGPPAAPVESRK encoded by the coding sequence ATGGACGCTTCCGAGGGTTTGGGCCTGTTCGCGGACTGGGCGATCGCGCTCATGGAGACGCTCGGCAGCGTCGGCGCCGGCGTCGCCGTGGCGATCGAGAACCTGTTCCCGCCGATCCCCAGCGAGGTGATCCTGCCGCTCGCCGGGTTCACCGCCAGCCAGGGCTCGATCGTGCTGTGGGAGGTGCTGGTCTGGACGACGGTGGGCTCGGTCGTCGGCGCGCTCGCGCTGTACGGCATCGGCGCCTGGCTCGGCCCCGCGCGTCTGCGCCGGATCGTCGACCGGATGCCCCTCATGAAGGTCAGCGACGTCGATCGCGCCGAGGCGTGGTTCGCGAAGCACGGTTCGAAGGCGGTGTTCTTCGGTCGCATGATCCCGATCTTCCGCAGCCTCATCTCGATCCCCGCGGGGATCCAGCGGATGCCGCTGCTGCGCTTCACGCTCCTGACGGCGGCCGGCAGCGCGATCTGGAACACGGTGTTCGTGATGGCGGGGTTCCTGCTCGGCGAGCAGTGGCACCTCATCGAGCAGTACGCCGACGGTCTGCAGCTCGTCGTGGTCGCTGCGGTCATCGCCGCCGTGTCGCTCTTCGTCGTGCTGCGCGTGCGGCAGCGGGTGCAGGGCCCTCCCGCCGCCCCCGTCGAATCGCGCAAATGA
- a CDS encoding HSP90 family protein, translating to MSSDVQQFQVDLRGVVDLLSRHIYSSPRVYLRELLQNARDAVTARRELDGTGGSIRITPLTDESREFVLRDDGIGLTAAEVADLLATVGRSSKRDIFDMPRSDYLGQFGIGLLSCFMVADTIVIRSRSAKGTPAVEWTGSADGTFRVTEIDDELPIGTSVHLAPRFDADELLRPAAVRELATAFAEFLPVRVTIDAPGGDVDITRAAPFLDAATDPEAAVQYGRDLLGAAPLDVIEIGEPATGTRGLAYVLPYAPPPGARQATRMYLGRMLLSERADDVLPDWAFFVRAVVDSTGLAPTASRESLVDDTALEHVREQLGAGIRRWVLDLGLREPHRLAQFVAVHEVGLKSLVRHDEELARFITRWLTLETTHGTLRIGDIVERFPHIRFAQTVDEFRQVAGISPASEVLVNGGYLYDADLVRMLPELYPQVSVELVDVGGELDRLDPPPLDDRDAAVALEARAGGVLAASDCSVTVRSIDQPELAALYVADPEVLRRLDRGRTKGFTGALWGGVLDRIDATLSASRDDDLSARLCLNWSNRVVRALVRVQDDAVFARTVQLLYIQALLAGHHPLSDADRALMTTALSDLVSLSAGIEGDAVPFDDVV from the coding sequence GTGAGCTCTGACGTGCAGCAGTTCCAGGTGGATCTGCGCGGGGTCGTCGACCTCCTCAGCCGGCACATCTACTCGAGTCCTCGGGTGTACCTGCGCGAACTGCTGCAGAACGCGAGGGACGCCGTCACGGCCCGCCGGGAGCTCGACGGCACCGGCGGCAGCATCCGCATCACCCCGCTCACCGACGAGAGCCGCGAGTTCGTGCTGCGCGACGACGGCATCGGACTTACCGCTGCTGAGGTCGCCGACCTGCTCGCGACGGTCGGCCGCAGCTCGAAGCGCGACATCTTCGACATGCCCCGCAGCGACTACCTCGGCCAGTTCGGCATCGGGCTGCTCAGCTGCTTCATGGTCGCCGACACCATCGTCATCCGCTCGCGGAGCGCGAAGGGCACACCGGCCGTCGAGTGGACCGGCAGCGCGGACGGCACGTTCCGGGTGACCGAGATCGACGACGAGCTGCCGATCGGCACGAGCGTGCACCTCGCGCCGCGGTTCGACGCCGACGAGCTGCTGCGCCCCGCCGCCGTGCGGGAGCTGGCGACCGCCTTCGCGGAGTTCCTGCCGGTGCGCGTCACGATCGACGCCCCCGGCGGTGACGTCGACATCACGAGGGCGGCTCCGTTCCTCGACGCGGCGACCGACCCCGAGGCCGCCGTGCAGTACGGACGCGACCTGCTCGGCGCCGCACCCCTCGACGTGATCGAGATCGGCGAGCCCGCGACCGGCACCCGCGGCCTCGCGTACGTCCTCCCCTACGCGCCCCCTCCCGGCGCTCGGCAGGCGACCCGCATGTACCTCGGCCGGATGCTGCTGTCGGAGCGCGCCGACGACGTGCTGCCCGACTGGGCCTTCTTCGTCAGGGCCGTCGTCGACTCGACGGGCCTGGCGCCGACGGCGAGCCGCGAGTCGCTCGTCGATGACACCGCGCTGGAGCACGTGCGCGAGCAGCTCGGCGCCGGCATCCGCCGCTGGGTGCTCGACCTCGGGCTCCGAGAGCCCCACCGCCTCGCCCAGTTCGTCGCCGTCCACGAGGTCGGCCTGAAATCGCTGGTGCGCCACGACGAGGAGCTCGCCCGCTTCATCACCCGGTGGCTCACGCTCGAGACGACCCACGGAACCCTGCGCATCGGCGATATCGTCGAGCGCTTCCCGCACATCCGATTCGCGCAGACCGTCGACGAGTTCCGGCAGGTCGCCGGCATCTCCCCCGCATCCGAGGTGCTCGTCAACGGCGGCTACCTGTACGACGCCGACCTCGTGCGCATGCTGCCTGAGCTGTATCCGCAGGTGTCCGTCGAACTCGTCGACGTGGGCGGGGAGCTCGACCGCCTCGACCCTCCCCCGCTCGACGATCGCGACGCCGCGGTCGCGCTGGAAGCCCGTGCGGGCGGGGTGCTCGCGGCATCCGACTGCTCCGTGACCGTGCGATCGATCGATCAGCCGGAGCTCGCCGCGCTGTACGTCGCCGACCCCGAGGTGCTCCGCCGCCTCGACCGTGGTCGCACCAAGGGCTTCACCGGCGCGCTGTGGGGCGGCGTGCTGGACCGCATCGACGCCACCCTGTCGGCATCCCGCGATGACGACCTCAGCGCCCGCCTCTGCCTCAACTGGTCGAACCGCGTCGTGCGCGCTCTCGTGCGGGTGCAGGACGATGCGGTCTTCGCCCGCACCGTGCAGCTGCTGTACATCCAGGCGCTGCTCGCCGGCCACCACCCGCTCTCCGACGCGGATCGGGCGCTGATGACCACCGCGCTCAGCGACCTCGTCTCGCTCTCCGCCGGGATCGAGGGAGACGCGGTCCCCTTCGACGACGTCGTCTGA
- a CDS encoding response regulator transcription factor, with the protein MRIAIAEDSTLLREGIAQLLVAEGHVVTASVGDADALLAAIAADEPDVVIADVRMPPEFVDEGIRAALRIRRDHPGVAVLVLSQHVERRYASELLLDGRGGVGYLLKDRVSDIAGFLDAIVRIADGGVAFDPEVISRLIADRSGPGQRMGELSEREAAVLELIAEGHSNAGIAERLYMSQSGVEKHINTIFTKLGVASGSAVNRRVLAVLAYLDLADG; encoded by the coding sequence GTGCGGATAGCCATCGCCGAGGACTCGACGCTGCTCCGTGAGGGCATCGCTCAGCTTCTCGTCGCCGAGGGGCACGTCGTGACGGCATCCGTCGGCGATGCCGACGCCCTCCTCGCCGCCATCGCTGCGGACGAGCCCGACGTCGTGATCGCCGACGTGCGCATGCCGCCGGAGTTCGTCGACGAGGGCATCCGTGCGGCTCTCCGCATCCGCCGCGACCACCCCGGTGTCGCGGTGCTCGTGCTCTCGCAGCACGTCGAGCGCCGCTATGCGAGCGAGCTGCTGCTCGACGGCCGCGGCGGGGTCGGGTACCTGCTGAAGGACCGTGTGTCCGACATCGCCGGCTTCCTCGACGCGATCGTGCGGATCGCCGACGGCGGGGTCGCGTTCGACCCCGAGGTGATCAGTCGTCTCATCGCCGACCGGTCGGGCCCCGGTCAGCGCATGGGCGAGCTCAGCGAGCGCGAGGCCGCGGTGCTCGAGCTCATCGCGGAGGGCCACAGCAACGCCGGCATCGCCGAGCGGCTGTACATGAGTCAGAGCGGCGTCGAGAAGCACATCAACACGATCTTCACGAAGCTCGGAGTCGCGTCGGGGTCGGCCGTCAACCGCCGCGTGCTCGCGGTGCTCGCCTACCTCGACCTCGCAGACGGATGA
- the poxB gene encoding ubiquinone-dependent pyruvate dehydrogenase: protein MATVAENIVKTLGANGIERVYGLPGDSLNGFTDALRKDGSIRWVHVRHEESAAFAAAADAALTGDLAVVAGSCGPGNLHLINGLYDANRSRVPVLAIAAHIPTNEIGTGYFQETHPQELFRECSVYVEYVADPRQMPRLLEIAMRAAIEQRGVAVLVIPGDVALAEIADDRAVVIERTRPVVTPSPDELERAAALLNASSKTTILAGAGVEGAHDEVVALADRLGAPIVHALRGKEFIEYDNPFDVGMTGLLGFASGYRAMEAADTLLVLGSDFPYEQFYPEHATTIQVDIRGSQLGKRHPLDLGLVGDVRATVDALLPRLAAKTDRGHLDDAVAHYRKTRAKLDDLATPTKKGRPIHPQYLARVLDEQATDDAIFTADVGSPTVWAARYLSMTEGRRLIGSFTHGSMANALLHGIGAQVSHPDRQVVALAGDGGLAMMLGELLTVTQNGLPVKTVVVNNSSLNFVELEMKAAGFVNYGTGLDNPSFAAIAEAMGIFARRVENSEDLPDAVREVLAHDGPALLDVVTERQELSMPPAIEAAQVKGFALYAIRTVMSGRGDELLDLARANWRQFL, encoded by the coding sequence ATGGCCACGGTTGCAGAGAACATCGTCAAGACACTGGGAGCCAACGGGATCGAGCGGGTGTACGGACTCCCGGGCGATTCGCTGAACGGCTTCACCGACGCGCTTCGCAAGGACGGCAGCATCCGCTGGGTCCACGTGCGCCACGAGGAATCGGCAGCCTTCGCCGCCGCAGCGGATGCCGCGCTCACCGGCGACCTGGCGGTGGTCGCCGGCTCCTGCGGTCCCGGGAACCTGCACCTCATCAACGGCCTCTACGACGCCAACCGCTCGCGCGTGCCCGTGCTCGCGATCGCCGCTCACATCCCGACGAACGAGATCGGCACGGGGTACTTCCAGGAGACGCACCCGCAGGAGCTGTTCCGCGAGTGCAGCGTGTACGTCGAGTACGTCGCCGACCCGCGGCAGATGCCCCGTCTGCTCGAGATCGCCATGCGCGCGGCCATCGAGCAGCGCGGGGTGGCCGTGCTCGTGATCCCGGGCGACGTCGCGCTCGCCGAGATCGCCGACGACCGCGCCGTGGTGATCGAGCGCACGCGCCCCGTCGTGACGCCGAGCCCCGACGAGCTCGAGCGCGCGGCCGCGCTGCTGAACGCCTCGTCCAAGACGACGATCCTCGCCGGAGCAGGGGTCGAGGGCGCGCACGACGAGGTCGTCGCGCTGGCCGACCGACTCGGTGCTCCGATCGTGCACGCTCTGCGCGGCAAGGAGTTCATCGAGTACGACAACCCGTTCGACGTGGGCATGACGGGACTGCTGGGCTTCGCGTCGGGGTACCGCGCGATGGAGGCGGCCGACACCCTGCTCGTGCTCGGCAGCGACTTCCCCTACGAGCAGTTCTACCCGGAGCACGCGACCACGATCCAGGTCGACATCCGCGGATCGCAACTCGGCAAGCGGCATCCGCTCGACCTGGGCCTCGTCGGCGACGTGCGGGCGACGGTCGACGCCCTGCTGCCGCGACTCGCCGCGAAGACCGACCGCGGGCACCTCGACGACGCGGTCGCGCACTACCGCAAGACCCGCGCGAAGCTCGACGACCTCGCGACGCCCACCAAGAAGGGGCGCCCGATCCACCCGCAATACCTCGCCCGCGTGCTCGACGAGCAGGCGACGGATGACGCGATCTTCACCGCCGACGTCGGCTCGCCCACCGTGTGGGCCGCGCGCTACCTGTCGATGACCGAGGGGCGCCGCCTGATCGGATCGTTCACGCACGGATCCATGGCCAACGCCCTGCTGCACGGCATCGGAGCGCAGGTGTCGCACCCGGACCGCCAGGTGGTCGCGCTCGCCGGGGACGGCGGCCTGGCGATGATGCTCGGGGAGCTGCTCACCGTCACCCAGAACGGGCTGCCGGTGAAGACGGTCGTGGTGAACAACTCCTCGCTGAACTTCGTCGAGCTGGAGATGAAGGCCGCCGGGTTCGTCAACTACGGCACCGGTCTCGACAATCCGAGCTTCGCCGCGATCGCCGAGGCCATGGGCATCTTCGCCCGCCGCGTCGAGAACAGCGAGGACCTGCCGGATGCCGTGCGCGAGGTGCTCGCACACGATGGCCCCGCTCTGCTGGACGTGGTGACCGAGCGCCAGGAGCTCTCGATGCCGCCCGCGATCGAGGCCGCACAGGTCAAGGGCTTCGCTCTGTACGCGATCCGCACGGTCATGTCGGGCCGGGGCGACGAGTTGCTCGACCTCGCCAGGGCCAATTGGCGTCAGTTCCTCTGA
- the secE gene encoding preprotein translocase subunit SecE: MDQDEPRGEVVAAGATREKTGNPISRFFGSIALFFRQVIAELRKVVTPTRKELFKFTAVVLVFVLIVMGIVYGLDTLFAWLTHIVFGVPDA, from the coding sequence ATGGATCAGGACGAACCGCGCGGCGAGGTCGTCGCGGCCGGCGCCACCCGAGAGAAGACGGGCAACCCCATCTCCCGGTTCTTCGGGAGCATCGCCCTGTTCTTCCGTCAGGTCATCGCAGAGCTTCGCAAGGTCGTCACTCCGACCCGCAAGGAACTGTTCAAGTTCACCGCGGTGGTGCTCGTCTTCGTTCTGATCGTCATGGGCATCGTCTACGGGCTGGACACCTTGTTCGCGTGGCTGACGCACATCGTGTTCGGAGTTCCGGACGCTTGA